Genomic window (Saccharomyces cerevisiae S288C chromosome X, complete sequence):
ATGAGCTGACAGTATAACTAATATAAGCTTACAAGATATTCGACTATTTCCTgggaaaaaattcattccTTTGAGAAATCCTTAATAAAAACAGACTAACTACtaaaattttagaaatttaAGGGAAAGCATCTCCACGAGTTTTAAGAACGATATGACCTTGGCACCCCTAGACGCCTCCAAAGTTAAGATAACTACCACACAACATGCATCTAAGCCAAAACCGAACAGTGAGTTAGTGTTTGGCAAGAGCTTCACGGACCACATGTTAACTGCGGAATGGACAGCTGAAAAAGGGTGGGGTACCCCAGAGATTAAACCTTATCAAAATCTGTCTTTAGACCCTTCCGCGGTGGTTTTCCATTATGCTTTTGAGCTATTCGAAGGGATGAAGGCTTACAGAACGGTGGACAACAAAATTACAATGTTTCGTCCAGATATGAATATGAAGCGCATGAATAAGTCTGCTCAGAGAATCTGTTTGCCAACGTTCGACCCAGAAGAGTTGATTACCCTAATTGGGAAACTGATCCAGCAAGATAAGTGCTTAGTTCCTGAAGGAAAAGGTTACTCTTTATATATCAGGCCTACATTAATCGGCACTACGGCCGGTTTAGGGGTTTCCACGCCTGATAGAGCCTTGCTATATGTCATTTGCTGCCCTGTGGGTCCTTATTACAAAACTGGATTTAAGGCGGTCAGACTGGAAGCCACTGATTATGCCACAAGAGCTTGGCCAGGAGGCTGTGGTGACAAGAAACTAGGTGCAAACTACGCCCCCTGCGTCCTGCCACAATTGCAAGCTGCTTCAAGGGGTTACCAACAAAATTTATGGCTATTTGGTCCAAATAACAACATTACTGAAGTCGGCACCATGAATGCTTTTTTCGTGTTTAAAGATAGTAAAACGGGCAAGAAGGAACTAGTTACTGCTCCACTAGACGGTACCATTTTGGAAGGTGTTACTAgggattccattttaaATCTTGCTAAAGAAAGACTCGAACCAAGTGAATGGACCATTAGTGAACGCTACTTCACTATAGGCGAAGTTACTGAGAGATCCAAGAACGGTGAACTACTTGAAGCCTTTGGTTCTGGTACTGCTGCGATTGTTTCTCCCATTAAGGAAATCGGCTGGAAAGGCGAACAAATTAATATTCCGTTGTTGCCCGGCGAACAAACCGGTCCATTGGCCAAAGAAGTTGCACAATGGATTAATGGAATCCAATATGGCGAGACTGAGCATGGCAATTGGTCAAGGGTTGTTACTGATTTGAACTGAAGTATCGCTATTGCTACGTAAAGTAATTAAA
Coding sequences:
- the BAT2 gene encoding branched-chain-amino-acid transaminase BAT2 (Cytosolic branched-chain amino acid (BCAA) aminotransferase; preferentially involved in BCAA catabolism; homolog of murine ECA39; highly expressed during stationary phase and repressed during logarithmic phase; BAT2 has a paralog, BAT1, that arose from the whole genome duplication), producing MTLAPLDASKVKITTTQHASKPKPNSELVFGKSFTDHMLTAEWTAEKGWGTPEIKPYQNLSLDPSAVVFHYAFELFEGMKAYRTVDNKITMFRPDMNMKRMNKSAQRICLPTFDPEELITLIGKLIQQDKCLVPEGKGYSLYIRPTLIGTTAGLGVSTPDRALLYVICCPVGPYYKTGFKAVRLEATDYATRAWPGGCGDKKLGANYAPCVLPQLQAASRGYQQNLWLFGPNNNITEVGTMNAFFVFKDSKTGKKELVTAPLDGTILEGVTRDSILNLAKERLEPSEWTISERYFTIGEVTERSKNGELLEAFGSGTAAIVSPIKEIGWKGEQINIPLLPGEQTGPLAKEVAQWINGIQYGETEHGNWSRVVTDLN